A stretch of DNA from Plasmodium berghei ANKA genome assembly, chromosome: 11:
ttaatttcgctgtctgaatatataatttattaatattgtgATTATTTGCCACATAAGGTAAAGTAAAAtaggaaaaaaatgtaattatatataaataaaataaatatgcataaagTTTTAATTTCAGCGTTAATGCATTAAATTAATACGAAAGgaatatttacataaatttttttgaaagaatttatttaattttattttttaaaggaATTGTTAAATTTggattaaaaaatattaagcAAACTCATACTTAATTgatattcttttttaatactccaaaattttgaaaagtTTCAtttgtatgcatatatgcATTACGCGTATGTCTTAAGGGATTTAAACAATATCAGCGATATCTTGGggatataatatgtatatataattgttaattattttttggaaaTCAAAAGGGAAAAAACTTTTGAACTCAGGCCTggcaaataataaaaagtgtAAAAGATGCAAAGAAAATGTTTTTACACAGCAAGTTTAATTTTCTTGCACGcataaaattgtaaaataaatcaaaagaAGAATATAACACACTTAATCCGagatttattaaaaaaaaattaatattttaatttccattttttaatggCTTCAGactaaagaaataaatccttggtgatatatatatttgggGGGTATATTTTGGAAGAGAAAAATAAAGCACATTATAAACTGTGCATTGAAAAGGTgagaatataaaatatataatttaatattataaaattgggtattgataatttataatttattgaggaatatatgaaaaagaatGGAGACATTTAATTTCGGGAAATATAAAGGAAAAACATTTGAAGAAGTTTTTGAAAAACATAAATCCTATGTAACATGGGTTAAAAATCTTGAAAATCCTACAGGATCTTTAATTGagtttaaaaattatgttttaCGAAGAGAAGAACAAGGTGGAAATGATGGAGATACAAATACGGAGTACAccgaatataataataaatatgggAACAACAACAATTATGgaaatgataattattatgggaatggaaataaatataaaaccgATAAAAACCCAAATGGGAATTTCAATTACAAACAAAATGgatatgataataaaagtaGTGTGAACAAAATGAATAGTTCAGAGCACAAGCTTTATGAGCAGAATATAATGAACGAAATAGCCAATaggtataataataagGAGGAGGATAAACCTGAATTAGATATAATTGTGGCGTTTGAAATATTCAATAGTGATAGTTTTAAAATAGTGCAAAAAGacaataataacaaaaaatattccaattttaaaaattttgtacCAAAAgaactttttaaaatactATCTGAATTTAATCCAACATTAAAAAagattaataattattcttGTGTAACTTTTGAATCAGATAAATATGAGTATGTGTTAAACAATTTAGCAGAGAAATGCACAATATTAGGAGGTATACATAGTATAcctaattttttattaaaatgttttcaaaattattcgAAATTTTCACAACCCCAAAAAATATCTGAAGTAACtgcaaatatattaacgAATACAATGTGCTCATATACTAAAGTGCATTATGACAATTTAAATAACTTATTAGGTGAAAAATTATCTGacgaattaaaaaattttcaaaaagaAGGAGTACATTTTggtctaaaaaaaaatggaagaGTATTAATAGGTGATGAGATGGGTTTAGGAAAAACACTACAAGCATTAGCTTTAATGGCATTTTATAACAAAGATTGGCCTTTCATAGTAATATGTCCATCATCTATTCGATTTCAATGGAAGGATCAGGCATTAAGATGGCTACCTCATTTAATTGaagaaaaagatatatGTGTTATAAAAAGTGGTAAAATGGATATACCTCGTAATACTAAAATGATTATAATTTCTTATGAAttaattacaaaaaatgataagtatcaaaataaatataaatgtattgTTTGTGATGAATcacattatttaaaaaattctttTTCAAAAAGAACTAAAGCAATAGTACctataataaaaagtgCAAAAAGATGTGTATTATTATCGGGTACACCCGCATTAAATAAGCCATCAGAATTATATGAACAAGTTTCTAGTATAATACCTAAtctatttaattataatgaattttGTGATAGATATTGttataaagataaaaatatatacactaGAAAAATAGAATATGTTGGATGTAAGCACACTGAAGAgttacatttatttttaacaaacACTATTATGATAAGaagattaaaaaaagatgtGTTAAAGGAGTTACCAGACAAATTACGATCAAAAATTCCTATTGAAATACCTCCTAACGAATTGAGtgaaattttaatatattctaaaaaattagaaagcaaaaaaaatataaatattaatgatcttgataatattaactTATCTAGGTTTAACGATTTTAATTCAAATCacgataataataataatgacgaagaaaatataacaatttctcaattatttaaaatgaCTGGTTATGCAAAAGTTAAAGCTATAAAGGAATACATTACATATTTGATTGATGCagatattaaatttttattattttgtcaTCATAAATTAGTCATGGATGAAATCGAcgaatttttaaaagaaaaaaaactgGGTTTTATAAGAGTCGATGGTTTAACTCCAATAGATAAAagagaaatatatattaaaaattttcaaagtgatgaaaaaattagaatTGCTTTATTATCTATTACTGCGTGTGGTGTAGGTTTAAATTTAACAGCAGCTAATACTGTTGTTTTTGGAGAACTGTATTGGGTTCCTGGACAAATGATACAAGCCGAAGATCGAGCACATAGAATTGGAACAACACATGatacaataaatatacattacTTAGTTGCACAAAATACTATCGATGAAGTTGTttggaaaattattaacagAAAATGGAACACTCTAACTACAGCATTAAATGGTACTGAAGATTCACTAAATGTAAAAGAAGTTAGTAAGtttgataaatttatgCTAGACTTAACAAATGATACTAATAAATCGTATCCAACATCTCTTGTTAATACACCTAAGATTAGACGAAGGTCATCTGAATATAAGGCACTGATAAATAGTggaaataacaaaaaatgtcCCGATATAAGggattttttcaaaaagaacaaaaaaagcACAGATATAGAAGAGCAAAAATCGATGGATATGCTATCTGAAAAATCAGTTGAATTATGGCAAGATGAGAAAGAAAGTGATTGGCCGTCACATGATTCAACgcataaatatttagaaaaatcTGGCACTACGTTATTCGAAAAAAAGAGATCTAATTACGACTCTGATAATAGTACctcaaatattttaactaaaaaatacaaaacataaatcatttaaattttactAATATTTCCGATATACACTATTTGATATTGCACATATGAATTCgatgaatatattaagtCTCTTTggaaattttaaattagaGATAAtgctaaatatatattttttttacagaAATTTTAATTGTATGAAAGcgaatatataaacaaattcaCATATAagcatttttatttctatgtgtatatacatgcataatatctatatatcTGCCGATTTAAGAATATGAGAAAATTTATTGAACCTAAGAAATGCCAATAAGAAAGTCATGCAAAATAAAGCAAacacaatatatatgtgtatatttctctacatttatgtttttttctccAATTTAAGGAGAAAATTTcgaaatgtatatatttttttgtttatgtaaaaaatttatctttttaaaatattatgaatttcatttttaatgtCATCCATATGGGTATAATATGGGGCGGTTTGCATGAgtttaattaattaatttttttgtgtaaaatactataaataatattacaatttttttaaccaattttattattatttttttttatgatgaTATTTTACCTGgaattatgttttttgttattCGGTAAATTTCCTCAAcaatttttacattttatatgGGCTTAATACCATGCAAGTGTAATCCTTTCGTAtggcatatatatgtacctctgcatatattatgtttttttttttaatatttcctttttcaatttttataaatataatgcctaaatttaactttttcccgaaaataaatttcttagcatatataaaacgtattaaaataaagtatAACCCATGTGGGGTATACAATGACAATTGCAGAAAATTAATACATCATATTGAAGCGAAGCAGAAAAAGGACAAATTTCTTAATTTAGAATATAAATTGGAGTTAATtgagtaataataaataaacaaaataaacacTTAAGCACACTAAAATATTACACCGTGGTATctatgtgtatatatattattttctatactCGCGATGctgtattattttaattaaaaatggaataattcatttttttaatttagcTATAATGAAGAACCATTGATTGAAATCGAAATGCTAAACTCGAAAATTTTCAAGTatgtaatttatttacccttattgcaattttttttatttttcctaTTTAAGTGGTATTTCGATTGGCTAACTGGTCTGAATTAtgatatttaaaaaatataactaatgtatgaaatattataattttaggTTTAATCCCGAAAGTCATGATTTGGCAGAAATTCAAAGAGCAATAGATGAGGACCaacaaaaatgtaaaataaatatgtacacATGTTTATACATGCATACGTTTCTTGGCATGtagatattttttctttaaacaATGCTAATAATTGATCATATAGttgatataaaatattttactttttttttagtacaTCAGAATTTCATGAAAACTAATTTGTTAGAAAATAACGAAGACACGTTTTAAGATACACAACTGTATATGCACTTGTTTTGAGATGGATTAGTTGAAGGCATGGTGCTACAACTAAGTAGAGATaccttttattatttttttttgttatatatatatatatatatatattaattattctttaaatatatataagtttatacaccattttttatagtaatcatttaattgaattatattgtttttatcgaatatgcataaattattgttataattttcctTATGAGAA
This window harbors:
- a CDS encoding DNA helicase, putative, translated to METFNFGKYKGKTFEEVFEKHKSYVTWVKNLENPTGSLIEFKNYVLRREEQGGNDGDTNTEYTEYNNKYGNNNNYGNDNYYGNGNKYKTDKNPNGNFNYKQNGYDNKSSVNKMNSSEHKLYEQNIMNEIANRYNNKEEDKPELDIIVAFEIFNSDSFKIVQKDNNNKKYSNFKNFVPKELFKILSEFNPTLKKINNYSCVTFESDKYEYVLNNLAEKCTILGGIHSIPNFLLKCFQNYSKFSQPQKISEVTANILTNTMCSYTKVHYDNLNNLLGEKLSDELKNFQKEGVHFGLKKNGRVLIGDEMGLGKTLQALALMAFYNKDWPFIVICPSSIRFQWKDQALRWLPHLIEEKDICVIKSGKMDIPRNTKMIIISYELITKNDKYQNKYKCIVCDESHYLKNSFSKRTKAIVPIIKSAKRCVLLSGTPALNKPSELYEQVSSIIPNLFNYNEFCDRYCYKDKNIYTRKIEYVGCKHTEELHLFLTNTIMIRRLKKDVLKELPDKLRSKIPIEIPPNELSEILIYSKKLESKKNININDLDNINLSRFNDFNSNHDNNNNDEENITISQLFKMTGYAKVKAIKEYITYLIDADIKFLLFCHHKLVMDEIDEFLKEKKLGFIRVDGLTPIDKREIYIKNFQSDEKIRIALLSITACGVGLNLTAANTVVFGELYWVPGQMIQAEDRAHRIGTTHDTINIHYLVAQNTIDEVVWKIINRKWNTLTTALNGTEDSLNVKEVSKFDKFMLDLTNDTNKSYPTSLVNTPKIRRRSSEYKALINSGNNKKCPDIRDFFKKNKKSTDIEEQKSMDMLSEKSVELWQDEKESDWPSHDSTHKYLEKSGTTLFEKKRSNYDSDNSTSNILTKKYKT